The sequence ACCTGGTACACCCGCGGCGCGCCGCGGTGGATGCCCGACGACGTGGATGGCCGGGTCCTCTTCCGGCGCAACCGGGAACGCCTGAACGCCATGCTGCGCGGGGAGGAGGACCCGGGCTCGGAAAGCGAACTCGGCGACATCGTCGTGGTGCCGGCAGTGAAAAAGGCCCGCGACGCGGGCCTTTTGGAGAGCACGCCAATGTTTGACTCCCTCGATGAGGTGCAGACCGACCACCTCATCTGGTGCACCGGGTTTCGGCCCACGCTCGGGCCGTTCCGTCACGTGCGCGATACCCCACGCCTCTACCTCGTGGGGTACGGCACGTGGACCGGTCCGGGTTCGGCGACCATCACGGGAGTCGCGCCCTTTGCCAAGCGCACGGCCCAAGAAATTCGGGACTACTTGACCACCGTGTAGACCTCGGCGGTGTTGACCTGGCCGTTCGGCTCGATGGCCTTGACGCGCACGATGTGCCGGTCCCCAGTCTGGGCGCCATCGCCGGCGGTGATGGTGACATCGCCGGTCTCCGGGTTGATGGTGACGGTCCAGCCCTGCTCGGCCGCCCACTTCTGGAAGGACCAGTCGAACAGCTGGTATTCGGTGCCGGCCGGGTTGTCCCCAGTCTGGGAGACGGTCACAGGCTCACCTTTGGTGAGCTCGGTGGTGTCGGGGTAGTCCACGGCGGCGCTTGCGGTCGCGGCGCCGAAGGCGGTGATGCCTGCGGCGACGAGTACGCCGGCGATACGGTTTTTCATGTCAGGTCCTTTCGGATTGGGGTACGGGTGGTACCCCAGACACCTTACTGAAAACCGTTTTCATTTACTAGTCCATGTCGAGAATTTTCTCAATGCCCGGCGCGACGATGTCGACCACCTCGTCGATCGTGTACTTCTCCAGCAGGGCACTGCCCACCAGGAAGTAACCGGAGGCAATACCCAAAAGCGCGGCACCGGCGAACGGGAAGCGATCCTTAGAGAAGTGGGGCAGTGCCTCGAACCCTTCGAACTTGGCGAAGATGAACTGCCGCAGCCGGTCCGACGCGTGGGCCGACCCGAGCCCCGCGCGGACGAGCGCCCGCAGGCGCGGGCCGTGCTGATCGTCTTGCCACATCTCTAGGTAGGTGCGCACCAGCTCGCGCGCATCGCCCGCCCGAAATAGAGCGCTGCCGACGATGTCGATGCCGGCGGCGACTTCATCGAAAAGCCCCTGCTTGCTCCCGAAGTACCGGATGACCAGGGCCGGGTCCACCCCGGCCGTCTTGGCCACGCTGCGAATCGTCGTGGCCTCGTAGCCCACTTCCGCGAACCGCTCACACGCAGCATCGAAAATCAGCTGCCGCGTCCGCTGCGCTCGCGTCATCTCCCGATCTGCCATAACCCTCACTCTAACCAGCCTGCGAGGCGATACAGAATTTTTATCAACACCTGTTGACTCAAGCACGCGCAACGGTCTAATGTCAACGTCCGTTGAAATGACCGCGGCCCCGCGCTGGGCCCTACACAGTCAGGAGCATCGCATGAGCAGCTGGAAGAAAGCCCTGGCCATCGGCCTGGGTGCGCCCTTTATCGTGGCGCTTTTTGTCATGTCCTTCCTCTGGCCGTACGCCAAAATGGAACCGCGCGACGTCGACATCGCCGTCGTGGGCGAGGACCAGGCAGTCCACCAGATGGAAGACCAACTCAACGAGAAGAAGCCGGGACTGTTCGAGTTCCACGAGATGGACTCGCGTGACGATGCCGAGCAGGCCATCAAGTCCCGCGACGCCTACGGCGCCATCGTCTTGGGCGAAAAACCTGAGGTCATGACCGCCTCGGCCGCCAGCTCCGCCACCCACGGCATCATGACCGGCGTGGCCGACGGCGTGCAGCAGGCGGCCAACCAGAAGGCGCATGCCGCCGCCGAGGCGAAGGGCGTGCCTGCCGACAAAGTCCCGGACGTCGAGGTCCCCGTCGCCGACGTGGTCCCGCTAAGTGACTCGGACCCGAACGGCATGGCCATGACCATGGTCGTCGCCCCGCTGGCCATCGGCTCGATGATCGGCGCCGCGATGAACTCGTTCATCCAGCACCGCAAGGCATTCCGCCTGTTGTCCCTGGCCATCTACTGCCCGCTGGCCGGCCTTCTTGCCACCACCGTCATCGACCCAGTGCTGGGCCTTGTCGATGGCCACTTCTGGGCCACCTGGGGCGTATTCACCATGGTGTTCGCCGCCCTGACCACGACTATTTCCGGATTGAAGTCACTTTTGGGCGCGCCCGGTTTCGCGCTCGGCGTGGTGCTGGTCATGCTCATCGGCACGCCGCTGGCCGCCCCGGCCTTCCCGCCGCAGTTCCTGCCGGGCTGGTCCGGCGCGCTGGGTCAGCACATCCCGAACGGCGCGGGCGCCTGGCTCATCCGCAGCGTGAACTACTTCCCGGAGGCCTCCACCGCCAGCCACTGGTGGACGCTTGTCGGCTGGCTCATCTTCGGGTTGGTTCTCTACGGGCTCGCCGCACTGAAGGACCGCGGCCAAGGCCGCCACGAGTCCACGGCTGGCGCGACGCAGCCGGCGACGGCCTAAAAGTTAAAGGTGCTCGGCGGCCATCACCGCGATGACGGCCGCGCTCGCCACCGCCGCACCGGCGCCGGCCACCCACAGGCCACGGCGCGCAAACCGGCGGGGGAGCGCCACCAGCAGCACCGCACCGAGCATGCCGCCCACCGTGTTCGCCAGCAGGTCATCGACGTCCGTGTAGCCGATGGCGAACACGAACTGCGCCGTCTCGATGACAAGACTCACTGCGGCGCTGACCACCGTCGCTATCCCCACGGCCCGCACCGGCCGCCGGTATCGCGCCGCGATGAGCGCGCCTAGGGGAAGGAACAACGCGACGTTGCCCACGGTGTTGAGCCACGGCAGGTACCACACGGTGGGGTACTGGAAGGCATCGAAAAGCTGCAGGTCCAGGCTGCGCTGACGGTGCGCCGCCCCGGAGAGAAAACCGGGGATGTCCAGCCACGGTTTGCCCAAGGTGGCAAGCCCCACCAAGAGCAGAATCGGGAAGGCGCTCCAGCGGGACGGCTTTGCTGCTGCAGATGTCATTCCCTGCAACGTACGTCCCGCAACTGGACGCGCGGTTAAGCTGACCACATGGTTTCCCGCGAATTGGCCACCTTAGGTTTCGATTTCCCCGACGACGAGGCTCTCCGCAAGGCCGTACTCGGCGAGACAGGCATGCAGGCGTTTCCCGCCGCCGGCTTCGACGCCGCGCACGTCTACCAAGATCCGTCCGGCCCGCGCGTCACGCTGTTTCGCACCGGCAATCAGTTCCTCGCCTGCCCCGGCTTTGCCGCCGATACCACGGTGGAAAGCTCCGTGTTCCGGGTCAGCCCGCACGTCACCGCGGTGGAACTGCGCCGCGCCGTCGACCCCAACGGGCCGGTATTCAACCAGGTCGCAGCGGCCAGCGACGAGGCTTTCGCGCTTCCCAATGAGCGACTGCGGGCAGCGGGGCAACTGGTGGGCATCGTCACGCAAGCCCAGCTCTACCCGGACGCGGATACCTGGCGGGCGGACAGCGACTCCACGCTCGACGAGCCGGCGTTTTTGTTCTCCCCGTCGCTGGAGACCTATTACTCCGAGGGCGACGCCGCCGCAGTGGGACCGTACGGCCTCCTGACGGCCGAGCTCCGCGAGGTGGACACGCGCCGCAACGCCCTGACCGGGCAGAGTTTCGCCGTCTCCACGGTCGCAACGCCCGCCGGGCTCATCACCTTGGTCTTCCCGCCGGAATTGGAACCTACACCCGGCGCGATTGTCGATGGCCCCGTCTTCCTCACCGTCGCCGCCGGCTACTGGGACATGGCGCTGCAGCGCGCGAAGCTGCATAACTCTTAAAGTTTGCGTGAAACTTTCACACTTTAAAAGTTTCACTGTTACTTTCGGTGCACCTAAACCCCTGCCGTCAGCCTCCGGCGCGTCCTACACTCACACGTATGACTAACACGCTGCTGGTAACTGAATCCGGCCTCGAGACCGTGGAGACCCCCGACGAGCACGCCGGCGCGGGCGACACGCTCATCGCAGTGAGCCACTCGTCCATGAACTACAAGGACGCCATGGCCCTCGACGGCAACAGGGGCGTGGTGCGCACCCTGCCGCTCGTGCCCGGCATCGATGCCGTGGGCACCGTCCTCGAGTCCCCCTCGCTGGAGGAAGGCACCCTGGTCACGGTCAACGGTCACGGCATCGGCGAGCGCCGCCACGGCGGGTTTACCCCGCGGATGCGTATCGATGCCTCCCAGGTCACCCGCGTGCCCGCGCGTTTCGATGCCTGGACCGCCGCCGCCATCGGCACCGCCGGCTACACCGCGGCGCTCAGCGTCGACGCTTTGGAGCGCACCCAGAAGGCAATGGACACGCCTGCCGATGGTCCGATCCTCGTCACCGGCCCCACCGGCGGCGTCGGCTCCATCGCCCTGCAGCTGCTGTCCGCCCGTGGCTACGAGACCGTCGCCGCCACCGGGCGCGCCGACGAGATGGGCGACTACCTCCGCGACCTGGACGCGAGCGAGGTCATCGACCGAGCCGAGCTTTCCGAGGCCGGAAAGCCGCTGCAAAAGACCCGTTTCGGCGGGGTAGTGGACACGGTCGGCTCCACCATCCTGGCCAACGCGATCGCGCAGGTGCGCTGGGGCGGCGTGGTCACCGCCTGCGGCATGGCCGCCGGCAACGACCTACCCGCCTCCGTCCTCCCGTTCATCCTGCGCGGCGTCCACCTCGCCGGCGTGAACTCCGTTGACGCCCCGGCGCACCTGCGCGATGCCGCATGGGAGCTTTTGGCCGAAACCCTCGACGTGGAGAAGCTGAGGACCTTCACGCAGACGGTGGGGATGGACGATGCGCCGGGCATCGGCAAGCAATTGCTCGCCGGCACGTGGCACGGCCGCGCCGTGGTCGAGATCGACGCCGACTAACCGCCCAACGCTAGGGCCCGTGCTAGAAAACAGGAATTTTCGGCCCGAACGGCGAGGTTTTCGGGTGAAAATGGCCTGAAACGCGCGCTGACCCGTCCTCAGCTACCGGTTCGCGCGGCCCAGGGAGAAAAACCACGCGAGTGCAAGGACGACGAGTAGCACGCGGCCGACGTTGGACACGAGGGCTAAAGCGATAAGCACCGCCGCCGCGAAGATAAAAACAGTGCGGGCCAGATGTGCGCGCGGCGCTGCCGTTTTCCCAGCCACCGCCAGCGAAAACGCAGCAGCAAGCAGACCACAGCCAATGGTCACCCATACGTACCACGCCTGGTCCGCATAGAGCGCCCGCCAGCCGCCGAGCTTCTCCGCTGCAGAAGAGGGGAAGATAAGGAACGCGGTCCACACAGCAGGAATGAACCGGTATAGATACGCGCTGCGTTCTTTACTCATTTCTGGCCTCGAATCCGCGGATATTGCCCGCCGGCTTTTAGCGATCAACGGCGAGGTGCGCAACACGGTACCATCGCGCGCACAGAACCAACAGCGTGTGCGACGAAAGAACCGCCACGCGGAAGGAGCACCCGACATGGCGAACACAGACGTCGTTGTCATCGGCGCGGGCCTGGCCGGGCTCACCGCTGCGAAGACCTTGGCGGACCGCGGCCGCGAGGTCGTTGTTTTGGAGCGCGAGGACTCCGTGGGCGGCCGCCAGCGCTCCCGCACGGTTGACGGATTCATCCTCGACCGCGGTTTCCAGCTGCTCAACCCCGCGTACCCGGCGCTGTGCGAGGTGGCGGATCTCGACGCCCTGGACATCCACTCTTTCGGCTCCGGTGTGAAGGTCCGGCGCGAGGATGGTCTGAAGCTCCTCGCCCACCCCTTCTTCCAGCCGCTACAGGCACCGCGGGGCCTAACCAGCGGGCTGCTGCAGCCGAAGGAGCTAATCAACATCGCGCGCTGGCTCACCCCAGCGCTGCTCGGCCCGACGAAGGTGCTGGGTAAGCCGGGCGACAAGGCGGTGGGCAAGGCCTGGGATGAACTCGGCATCGATGGCCCGCTGCGCCGTGAGGTCCTCGAGACGTTCCTGCCCGGCGTGGTCGCGGAGGACGAGCTCGAGACCTCAAACCAGGTCGTACAGTTCCTCGCCGCACTCTTCGTCTACGGCAAACCGGGCCTTCCCGCCCGCGGGGTCCAGGCCCTCCCGGAGCAGCTTGCGGCGAAGGCCAAGAAGGTCGGCGCGCGGATTTCGCTGGAAACCCCAGTTGAAAAAATTGAAGAGACCAATTCTGGCGCCACCGTACGAACCGCCGGCGGCGATTCTATCGACGCCCGCGAGGTCATTGTTGCGGTCGGCCCGGAGGTTGCCAGATCGTTGATCGCCTCGCTTGACGATGCCCCCGAGAACCTTCCCTACGGAACCCGCGGGCTAACCACGTGGTGGTTCCGCGCGGATGAAGCGCCAAGCTCGGAGCCATTCATCGCGGTGGACGGCACGAAGCGCGGGCCGTTGGTGAACTCCACCATCGTGACCAACTCGGTGCCGTCGTATTCGCCGGACGGGACCCCGCTGGTCTCGGCGTCGGCGCTCATCAAACCGGGCGAGACGGTCTCAGACGACGAGGCCCGCCGCCACGCGGCATACCTGTCGGGCGCCGATACCGCGAAGTGGGATCTCCTCGCCCGCGACGACATCGAGCACGCCCTGCCGGCACAGCCCGCGCCCTCGCACAAGACCGAACCCGCCCGGGTAGGCGACCACATCCTGCTCGCCGGCGACTACCGCGCAACCGGCTCCATCCACGGCGCCATCGAAAGCAGCCTCGCCGCCGCGCGAGCTTTTTAGTTCTTCTTGCCCTGCAGGCGATCGATGTGCTCAGAGGCCTGCGCCTTGGTGAGGTCGGCGGGAAGCTCTTCGCCGGCCTCCTTGGCCAGGGAGTCCAGGTAAGACTTCTGAGCCTCAGTCATCGGCTCATCGCCGCTAACCCAGTTGCCCAGGTCCTCAACAGTCAGCCGCTCGCACTGTGTGAGAAGACGGTTAAGACGTGCGGGAAACGACGGTTAGTGAGTGTGTAAGAAGACGGTTAGAAGGTGTGGGAAACGACGTTTTCGTTGCTACACTGCAGTTTATGATGGGTAACGAATCGGCCGCTGAAAACTACCTCGAACGGTACATTGACACGGAGCTAGATCAGCTCAACGAAGCGCCCGCAATCGCGGTTGAAGGAGCCAAAGGCGTCGGAAAATCGGAGACAGCAATGCGGCGCGTCGAACAGACTTTCCGGCTGGACCGCCCCAACGAACGCGCTCTTCTCGATGCGGATATGGATTCACTTCTCGTGGGCAAGAACGCAGTCTGCCTCGATGAGTGGCAGCACCTGCCCCACGTGTGGGACGCAGTACGACGCAATGTCGACGCCGATGTTCCCACCAAGTATTTCCTCACCGGCAGCGCCACACCCATCGCGGGTACGGATACCCACTCGGGAGCGGGTCGTATTCTGTCGCTGAAAATGCGGCCACTTTCCGTGGCCGAACGGCTGGGTGCCCACCCCGCGGTCCCTATCGGAGCGCTTTTCGGTGGGACCGCCGACGTTTCCGGTCAGACCGAGTGGCGTGTGGAGGACTACGCCGAGGCCATCTGCTCAACGGGCTTACCGGGGGTGTTTAACCGCAGCGATCGTCTGCGACGCGAGCAGATCTCGTCCTATATCCGGCGAGTTATTGATCGCGACGTCCCCGAGCAGGGCCTGTTGGTCCGCAAACCAGACGCTCTCCGGCGGTGGTGGGCCGCCTACGCGGCTGCGTCGTCGACCACGACGCAATATTCGAAACTCCTCGATGCGGCCACTCCCGGCGAGAGCGAGAAAATCTCCAAAGACGCCGCATTGGGGTACCGGGACGTCTTGTCGCAGCTCTGGCTTCTGGACCCGGTTCCCGCGTGGTTCCCGAACCAGTCGCCATTCAAGCGTCTAACTACCGCGCCCAAGCACCAAGTGTTCGACCCAGGAATCGCCGCCGCGTTGCTCAACGCGACCCCGCAAAAGCTGGTGTCCCAAGCGCCCGGCAGTTGGGAGCTGTTTGGCCAGCTCTTCGAGTCGCTCGCAACGCTGACCGTCCGCACCGCGGGCCAGGCAGAAGAGGCGCAGACGTCCCACCTGCGCACGCAACAGGGACGGCAGGAAATTGACCTCATCCTGGAGCGTTACGACGGCGCCGTCCTCGCCTTCGAGGTGAAAGTGAAGCCAACGCCCAACGACCGAGATGTGCGGCACCTGCACTGGCTCGGGGAGAAGCTCGGGGAGCGTCTCGTTGACAAGATCGTCATTACCGCCGGGCCTTTTGCTTACCGCCGGCCCGACGGGGTGGCGGTGGTGCCGCTGGCACTCCTCGGCTAAGCGTGCAGGAGCGGTCTGCAAACCGCCTCTCTCCCGCGCCTCAAGGAGCTAAGAACCCTGTCGTGGGAATTTCCGCCCCTACTTGACCACGAGGTTGACCATCCGGCCGGGGACGTAGATCTTCTTCACCACGTTCTTGCCGTCGGTGAGCGAGGCGACCTTCTCATCGGCGAGCACGACGTCGAAGACGCCGTCCTGGTCGGCATCAGCCGGCACGTTCACGCGCGCCTTGACCTTGCCGTTGACCTGGACCGGCAGTTCGATCTCGTCGTCGACGAGCCACTTGTCCTCGAAGGTGGGGAAGTCCACGAACGTGATGGTGCCCTCATGGCCGAGGCGCGACCACAGCTCTTCCGCGATGTGCGGGGCAATCGGCGCGACCATGATGACCAGCGGCTCGACCGCCGCGCGCGGCACCGACGACCCGGAGAACGTCTTAGTCAGGTAGTTGACGTACTCGATGAGCTTGGCCACCACGGTGTTGTCGCGCAGGTGCTCGTAGTCGTCGCGCACGCCGGCGATGGTGCGGTGCAGGGCCTTGTTGTCGTCGTCGCCCAAATCGGCATCGGCAACTGCGAGCTCCCCGGTCTGCTCGTCGACAACCAGGCGCCACAGGCGCTGCAGGAAGCGTTGGGAGCCCACCACGTCCTTGGTCGCCCACGGGCGCGAGGTATCCAGCGGGCCCATGGACATCTCGTAGACGCGCAGGGTATCCGCGCCGAAGTCGCGGCAGATGTCATCCGGGGCGACGGCGTTCTTGAGCGACTTGCCCATCTTGCCGTACTCGCGGTTGACCTCCTCGCCGTTGTAGAAGAACTTGCCGTCCTTCTCCTCGACCTCCGCGGCCGGGACGTACACGCCACGCGAGTCGGTGTAGGCGTAGGCCTGGATGTAGCCCTGGTTGTACAGACGACGGTACGGCTCCTTGGAGCTCACATGCCCCAAATCAAAGAGCACCTTGTGCCAAAAGCGCGAGTAGAGCAGGTGCAACACGGCGTGCTCCACGCCGCCGACGTAGAGGTCAACGCCGCCCGGGTCGTTCTCGCCGCGCGGGCCGGTCCAGTAGCGCTCGTTCTCGATATCGCAGAACGCCTCATCGTTGGTCGGGTCGATGTAGCGCATCTGGTACCAGGACGAGCCCGCCCACTGCGGCATGACGTTGGTGTCGCGGTAGTAGGTCTTGGGACCATCGCCCAGGTCCAGCTCGACCTCGACCCAGTCGCGCACCTTCGCCAGCGGTGGCTGCGGCTCGGAATCCGCGTCGTTCGGGTCGAAGGACACCGGCTGGTAGTCCTCCACCTCGGGCAGCTCGATGGGCAGCATCGACTCCGGCAGCGCGTGCGGGTGGCCGTCGGCGTCGTAGACGATGGGGAACGGCTCGCCCCAGTAGCGCTGGCGGGCGAACAACCAGTCGCGCAGCTTGTACTGCACCTTCTCGCGGCCGGCACCGGTCTCCTCAAGCCAGGCGATGGTCTGCTCAATCGCCTCGTTCTTGCCCTTGCCGTTGAGGTTCAGGCCGTGGTTGTTCGAGGAGTTCACCAGCTTCCCGTCGCCGGTGTAGGCCTCCTTATCGATGTTGCCGCCAGAGACGACCTCGCGAATGGGCAGGCCCAAGACCTGGGCGAACTCGTAGTCACGGGTGTCGTGCGCCGGGACCGCCATGACCGCGCCCGTGCCGTAGCCGGAAAGCACGTAGTCGGCGGTGAAGATCGGCACCTTCTCGCCGGTGACCGGGTTGGTGGCATAAGTGCCCAAAAAGACGCCGGTCTTTTCCTTGTTCTCCTGGCGCTCCAAGTCGGATTTCGCGGCGATGTCCTCGCGGTAGGACTCGACGGCCTCCTTCGGATCGTCCTCGCCGTAGGTCCACCGCGGGTCGACGTCCGATTCGTAAGGGACGGGGGAGAGGAGGGCATCGACAAGCTCGTGCTCGGGGGCGAGCACGACATACGACGCACCGAAAAGGGTGTCCGGGCGAGTGGTGAACACGGTGATGTCGCGTCCCTCGGAGCGGAAGTCGACCTCCGCGCCACGGGAGCGGCCGATCCAATTGCGCTGCATGGACTTGACCTCGTCGGGCCAGTCGAGCAGATCCAGATCCTCCAGCAGGCGATCCGAGTACGCGGTAATGCGCATCATCCACTGCTTTAGGTTCTTGCGGAACACCGGGAAGTTACCGCGCTCGGACTTGCCCTCCGCGGTGACCTCCTCGTTGGCCAGCACGGTGCCCAGGCCCGGGCACCAGTTGACGGTGGAATCGGACAGGTAGACCAGCCGGTATTCGTCGACCGCCGCGGCCTTCTCCTCCTCGGTCAGGTCGTTGTAAAAACGCCCGTCCTTGGTCTTGCGCTTGTTGGCCTCGAACTCACGATAAAGCTCGCTGATCGGCCGGGCCTTCTGCTGCTCCTCGTCGAACCAGGAGTTGTAGATCTGCAAAAAGATCCACTGGGTCCACTTGTAAAAGTCGCGGTCCGTGGTAGCCACGGAGCGGCGCGAATCGTGGCCTAAGCCCAGCTGGCCAAGCTGGCGGCGCATGTTGGCGATGTTTTTCATCGTGGTCGTGCGCGGGTGCGTACCGGTCTGGATGGCGTACTGCTCCGCCGGCAGGCCGAACGCGTCATAACCCAGGGTATGCAGGACGTTCTTGCCCAGCATTCGGTTGTAGCGGGCGTAGACGTCCGTGGCGATATAACCGAGCGGGTGCCCCACGTGCAGGCCTGCGCCGGAGGGGTAGGGGAACATGTCCTGGACGAACAGCTTGTCGTCCGGCAGCGAGCCGTCCGCGGCCAGCTCGCCGACCGGGTTCGGCGCGTTAAACGTGCCGTGGTCCGCCCAGTAGTTCTGCCACTTGTCCTCTAGCTGATTCGCCAGCTCCGGGGTGTAACGGTGCGCTGTGGAGTCACTCGGATTCGTCATGGCTCCACAGTGTAGTAGCCACCCCAGACACCACTCGCTTATGCCGTTTCACCGCAACCAATCTCCGCAACCCGCCGCGATCCTCATTGCGCTCACGTTACCGATTAGTTATTTTCATAACGCTCGAGTCAATAACTTTCGTCTACAGCACTGAAAGGTGACATATCAATGACCGGTATCCGCAACTTGGTAGCCACCACCGCGCTCGTCGCCGCGGCCGCCACCCCGGCCCTCGCCTTCGCCGCCACCGACGCAGCCGCCGCCACGCCGAACACCGACGCCACCGCCCACGACGACGCCGTGGTGCAGCCGTCCGGCACTGACACCGGCTTCTTCCACCTCCCGCGCGCCGGTGAGACCCAGCCGCTGGCAGGGGAGGGGCTTTCCGCCGAGGCGAAGTCTTCCGACGTCATCCCGGCCGAGGACGAGTCCGGCGATGTCACCGTCAGCGTCACCATCTCCGTCGAGAAGGGCGAGTTCACCCTCACCAAGGACGCCCTCCACATCACCTCCGTGACCGAGGGCAAAGACGCCGGCGTCTCCGATTCCGCCGTGCTTCGCGATGCCGACTCCGGCCAGCGCACCGGCGATCTCACCGAGCCGCACACCATCAAGGCCGGCGAGACCGTCCGCGCCCAGTTCCACGTCCCCGGAGGCGACACCGAGCTTGACGATGCCGCCAACAACGCCGTCGTCCTCCACAACGACGCCGGCGACCCGGTGGCGTCCTGGGACCTGCACTAAAAGTTGCTGACGTCCGTGGTGTCGCCGAACAGCCAGCACACCACGATGGCACCCGGGTCGGGCACGTCCTTGGTGGATTCGCCGAGGTAGGACGCCCGGCCCTTCTTCGCGGCCTGCGCGCGGGTCTCGCGCACGCCGTCGATCGCGGCTACCCGCGCCACCTCCAGCGCCTCCGCGACAGACGCTTCTGCATCGAGCTCCGCCACGGCCCGCATCGCCGGGAAGAGGGCATCGACCATCGTCTTATCGCCATACGTGGCGCCACCCAATTCGAAGATCGCGTCATTGGCGCTCTCTAACCCAGCCGCCAGGCTTGCCCTGGTCAACCGTCCGCTAGAGCCGTCGTCGGAGCCGCCGGCCGAATCCTTGACCGCCTGGTGCAGCTGGCTAAACAGCGTGCCAAACACCGCGCCGGACGTGCCGCCCGAGAGCACGAGACAGCGGTGGGCTAGTCCCTCTAGAACGTCGCAGTCGGTCCCGCGCAGGGGCAGCTCGATGTCGCCGAAAGCGGCGTCCAAGTTGTGCCCAAAGTCGCCGTCGCCGGCAATGCGGTCGAGCTCCGTGAGGGCATCGACACCCGCCTGAACGCGCTCAACGAAGCCACTGAGCCACTCGTTGGGCTCGCCTGCCTGCGGAAGCTTGTCTGCGAACTCCATCGTCGCCGGCTGGAACGCCGACTTCGTGCCCAGCACGCGGGGCCAAGCGGGTTCGTTGGTCGGGGCATCGAGAAGCGCGGTGACCTCGTCGGTGGCCTTGGTCAGGGTGACGGACACGCCATGCATGTTCACCGCCGTGACAAACGGGCCGGTCAGGCTGCGCCGCACGGTAATACCGCGGTCCGCGAGCCACTGGAGGACCTCGCCGAAGACCAGGTGGGTCTCCAGCAGCGTCGTACCGCCCAGGCCGTTGACCAGGCAGATCACCTCATCGCCCGCGCCAAGGGAAAGTCCCTGCACGATGCCGGGAAGCATGCCGGCGACCATGTCCCGCGCCGGCTTGGTCTGCTCACGGGCAACGCCGCGCTCACCGTGGATACCCACGCCGACTTCCATCTCGCCGTCGGCTAAGTCGAAGGTGTCCCGGCCGGTGGTGGGGAGGTGGCCCGGTTCCACGGCCACCGCCATGCTGCGGGAGTTGTTGGCGACCCATTGGGCGATGTTTTTGACCTGCGGCAGATCATCGCCGCGCGCAGCCGCGGCGCCCGCGACCTTTTCCACCAGAATCGTCGCCACCGTGCCGCGCCGGCCCGGCCCCGTCTCGCTAGCAGTATCGGTGGCGATGTCTTCTTGAACCACCACAGCATCGGTCTCGATGTGTGGGTTCATCCGGCGCGCGACCGTGAAGTTCATGACGTCGCCCGTGTAGTTCTTCACCACGTGCAACACGCCGCGGCCCTGATCCGCCCACGCTGTCGCCTCGGAGATCTGCACCGCGTTCGGGGAAGTGAATAGGTGGCCCGGGCACGCGGCGGCGAGCATACCGCGGCCAACGAAGCCGCTGTGCATTGGTTCATGCCCGGACCCGCCGCCGGAGATGACCGCCACGGCGGG is a genomic window of Corynebacterium massiliense DSM 45435 containing:
- the leuS gene encoding leucine--tRNA ligase, which gives rise to MTNPSDSTAHRYTPELANQLEDKWQNYWADHGTFNAPNPVGELAADGSLPDDKLFVQDMFPYPSGAGLHVGHPLGYIATDVYARYNRMLGKNVLHTLGYDAFGLPAEQYAIQTGTHPRTTTMKNIANMRRQLGQLGLGHDSRRSVATTDRDFYKWTQWIFLQIYNSWFDEEQQKARPISELYREFEANKRKTKDGRFYNDLTEEEKAAAVDEYRLVYLSDSTVNWCPGLGTVLANEEVTAEGKSERGNFPVFRKNLKQWMMRITAYSDRLLEDLDLLDWPDEVKSMQRNWIGRSRGAEVDFRSEGRDITVFTTRPDTLFGASYVVLAPEHELVDALLSPVPYESDVDPRWTYGEDDPKEAVESYREDIAAKSDLERQENKEKTGVFLGTYATNPVTGEKVPIFTADYVLSGYGTGAVMAVPAHDTRDYEFAQVLGLPIREVVSGGNIDKEAYTGDGKLVNSSNNHGLNLNGKGKNEAIEQTIAWLEETGAGREKVQYKLRDWLFARQRYWGEPFPIVYDADGHPHALPESMLPIELPEVEDYQPVSFDPNDADSEPQPPLAKVRDWVEVELDLGDGPKTYYRDTNVMPQWAGSSWYQMRYIDPTNDEAFCDIENERYWTGPRGENDPGGVDLYVGGVEHAVLHLLYSRFWHKVLFDLGHVSSKEPYRRLYNQGYIQAYAYTDSRGVYVPAAEVEEKDGKFFYNGEEVNREYGKMGKSLKNAVAPDDICRDFGADTLRVYEMSMGPLDTSRPWATKDVVGSQRFLQRLWRLVVDEQTGELAVADADLGDDDNKALHRTIAGVRDDYEHLRDNTVVAKLIEYVNYLTKTFSGSSVPRAAVEPLVIMVAPIAPHIAEELWSRLGHEGTITFVDFPTFEDKWLVDDEIELPVQVNGKVKARVNVPADADQDGVFDVVLADEKVASLTDGKNVVKKIYVPGRMVNLVVK
- a CDS encoding dihydroxyacetone kinase family protein, with the protein product MSKTTRSFCNDPHDFLAEAAGGTVAAHPDAQWDASGFIHQESPVVTDAGVPAVAVISGGGSGHEPMHSGFVGRGMLAAACPGHLFTSPNAVQISEATAWADQGRGVLHVVKNYTGDVMNFTVARRMNPHIETDAVVVQEDIATDTASETGPGRRGTVATILVEKVAGAAAARGDDLPQVKNIAQWVANNSRSMAVAVEPGHLPTTGRDTFDLADGEMEVGVGIHGERGVAREQTKPARDMVAGMLPGIVQGLSLGAGDEVICLVNGLGGTTLLETHLVFGEVLQWLADRGITVRRSLTGPFVTAVNMHGVSVTLTKATDEVTALLDAPTNEPAWPRVLGTKSAFQPATMEFADKLPQAGEPNEWLSGFVERVQAGVDALTELDRIAGDGDFGHNLDAAFGDIELPLRGTDCDVLEGLAHRCLVLSGGTSGAVFGTLFSQLHQAVKDSAGGSDDGSSGRLTRASLAAGLESANDAIFELGGATYGDKTMVDALFPAMRAVAELDAEASVAEALEVARVAAIDGVRETRAQAAKKGRASYLGESTKDVPDPGAIVVCWLFGDTTDVSNF